A DNA window from Zingiber officinale cultivar Zhangliang chromosome 3A, Zo_v1.1, whole genome shotgun sequence contains the following coding sequences:
- the LOC122054176 gene encoding protein trichome birefringence-like 19: MNPREHPFWGCLSKPTLLVSFLLLLILSVISSSNQRSFPSFNYSHSSSSFGFPSACDFTKGEWVRDPDPPRYTNTTCFAIQEHQNCMKYGRPDTEFLKWRWRPAACELPRLDPARFLETVRGRSMAFVGDSLARNHMQSLLCLLSKAERPKDVSKTGDDYFKQMLYSTYNFTVAVFWSRFLVNAEQADPDGPTHTGLWNLYLDELDDAWASQIGLFDYIVLSAGNWFNRPSVFFERRRLVGCNNCLLPNVTDLTKRYSQRMAFRTVLRALAGGHGGFRGTVYMRTLSPTHFENGTWNGGGDCVRTRPLAGGEARLEGLQREYYEAQLEEFRAAEKMAARGKGVRMRLLDTTAAMLARADGHPSRYGHWAHENVTLYNDCVHWCLPGPIDIWNDFLFAVLQ; the protein is encoded by the exons ATGAACCCTCGTGAGCATCCTTTTTGGGGGTGCCTCAGTAAGCCCACACTCCTCGTCTCTTTTCTCCTCCTCCTGATTCTCTCCGTCATTTCCTCCTCAAACCAGCGTTCTTTCCCTTCCTTCAACTACTCacattcctcttcttcctttggaTTTCCTTCCGCTTGCGATTTCACCAAGGGCGAATGGGTTCGCGATCCGGACCCCCCACGCTACACGAACACGACCTGCTTCGCGATCCAGGAGCACCAGAACTGCATGAAGTACGGGCGGCCGGACACCGAGTTTTTGAAGTGGCGGTGGAGGCCGGCGGCCTGCGAGCTGCCGCGGCTCGACCCGGCGCGCTTCCTGGAGACGGTGAGAGGGCGGTCCATGGCGTTCGTCGGCGACTCCTTGGCTCGGAACCACATGCAGTCCTTGTTGTGCCTCTTGTCCAAG GCGGAGCGCCCAAAAGATGTCTCCAAAACCGGCGACGACTACTTCAAGCAGATGCTCTACTCCACCTACAACTTCACCGTCGCCGTGTTCTGGTCCAGGTTCCTCGTCAACGCCGAACAGGCCGACCCCGACGGCCCCACTCACACCGGTCTGTGGAATCTCTACCTCGATGAACTCGACGACGCTTGGGCGTCCCAGATCGGCCTTTTCGACTACATCGTCCTCTCCGCCGGCAACTGGTTCAACCGCCCCTCCGTCTTCTTCGAACGCCGCCGCCTCGTCGGCTGCAACAACTGCCTTCTCCCCAACGTCACCGACCTCACGAAGAGGTATTCGCAGCGGATGGCCTTCCGCACCGTGCTCCGCGCCCTGGCCGGCGGCCACGGCGGCTTCCGCGGAACGGTCTATATGCGGACGCTCTCCCCGACGCACTTCGAGAACGGGACGTGGAACGGCGGCGGCGACTGCGTGCGGACGCGGCCGCTGGCCGGCGGGGAGGCGAGGCTGGAGGGGCTGCAACGGGAGTACTACGAGGCGCAGTTGGAGGAGTTTCGGGCGGCGGAGAAGATGGCGGCGAGGGGGAAGGGCGTGAGGATGAGGTTGCTAGACACGACGGCGGCGATGTTGGCTAGGGCGGACGGGCACCCGAGTAGGTACGGGCATTGGGCGCACGAGAATGTGACCTTGTACAACGACTGCGTGCATTGGTGCTTGCCGGGGCCGATCGACATTTGGAACGACTTCTTGTTTGCGGTGCTGCAATGA
- the LOC122052965 gene encoding protein trichome birefringence-like 19, translated as MEPHHPIDLSFCGHTKPRLYLLSSSFFLLLLLLFVLALISSSKQPSFPSFDYPHSSARLPAGCDISRGEWVPDPAAPYYTNLTCSLIQEHQNCMKYGRPDRDFLKWRWKPAACDLPAFDAARFLDLVRGKSMAFIGDSLARNHMQSLMCLLSKVEFPEDLNSTDNYFKRMFYANYNFTLSSFWSRFLVKAEEVDSDGPNHTGLWNLYLDEVDDSWASEIDQFDYVIVSDGIWFSHPTFFYEKRELVGCHFCLVDNVTDLPIWYSYRSALRTTLRSLIDMDGFKGKIFLRTISPSHFEKGEWNKGGDCVRRQPFKKNEARLEGRDLDFHQIQIEEFREAERVGREKGAKLKLLDATGAMLLRADGHPSRFGHWAHENVTLYNDCVHWCLPGPVDLWSNFLFAMMLDDRVD; from the exons ATGGAGCCTCATCACCCCATTGATCTCTCCTTTTGCGGCCACACCAAGCCCAGGCTCtatctcctctcctcctccttcttcctcctcctcctcctcctcttcgtcctcgCCCTCATCTCCTCCTCCAAGCAGCCTTCTTTCCCTTCCTTCGACTACCCTCATTCTTCCGCCAGGTTGCCGGCGGGCTGCGACATCTCCCGCGGCGAGTGGGTTCCGGATCCGGCCGCGCCGTACTACACCAACCTCACCTGCTCGCTGATCCAGGAGCACCAGAACTGCATGAAGTATGGGAGGCCAGACAGGGACTTCTTGAAGTGGCGGTGGAAGCCGGCGGCGTGCGATCTGCCCGCCTTCGACGCGGCGCGCTTCCTCGATCTCGTGAGGGGAAAGTCGATGGCGTTCATTGGCGACTCTTTGGCTAGAAACCACATGCAGTCCTTGATGTGCCTCTTGTCCAAG GTGGAGTTCCCTGAAGACCTCAACTCAACAGATAACTACTTCAAACGCATGTTCTACGCCAACTACAATTTCACCCTATCGAGTTTCTGGTCCCGATTTCTAGTTAAAGCTGAGGAGGTAGATTCAGACGGCCCTAACCACACTGGCCTGTGGAACCTCTACCTCGACGAAGTCGATGACAGTTGGGCTTCCGAAATCGACCAGTTCGACTACGTGATAGTATCCGATGGCATCTGGTTCTCACATCCCACATTCTTCTACGAGAAGAGAGAGCTCGTCGGCTGCCACTTTTGCCTCGTCGACAACGTCACCGATCTCCCAATTTGGTACTCCTATAGATCGGCGCTCCGGACGACTCTCCGCAGCCTCATCGACATGGACGGATTCAAAGGCAAAATATTTCTACGAACAATTTCGCCGTCTCATTTCGAGAAGGGGGAGTGGAACAAGGGAGGGGACTGCGTGCGGAGGCAACCATTTAAGAAAAACGAGGCGAGATTAGAGGGAAGAGATCTGGACTTCCACCAGATTCAGATAGAGGAGTTCAGGGAAGCCGAGAGGGTTGGCAGGGAGAAAGGAGCGAAGCTGAAGTTGTTGGATGCGACGGGGGCCATGTTGCTGAGGGCCGACGGGCACCCGAGCCGATTTGGGCATTGGGCGCACGAGAACGTGACGCTGTATAATGATTGCGTGCACTGGTGTCTGCCTGGACCTGTCGATTTATGGAGCAACTTTTTGTTTGCGATGATGCTGGACGATCGAGTAGATTGA